One genomic window of Phoenix dactylifera cultivar Barhee BC4 chromosome 6, palm_55x_up_171113_PBpolish2nd_filt_p, whole genome shotgun sequence includes the following:
- the LOC120111035 gene encoding exocyst complex component EXO70I-like, translating to MAVDDNDEAVIAALRASHSNIVSILRASARMDKGLAAVDARLSLGLDSLDAVTEAVAPLQSQAMATKALHARINRAVPLALSLLRSFALVESLQRRLLRLSSRTSSLPRLLDFVDCVDCLRETIAAVTAGF from the exons ATGGCGGTCGACGACAACGACGAGGCGGTGATCGCCGCGCTCCGCGCCTCCCACTCCAACATCGTCTCCATTCTCCGTGCCTCCGCCCGCATGGACAAAGGCCTCGCCGCCGTGGACGCCCGCCTCTCCCTCGGCCTCGACTCCCTGGACGCGGTCACCGAGGCGGTGGCACCGCTACAGTCGCAGGCCATGGCCACCAAGGCCCTCCACGCCCGCATCAACCGCGCCGTCCCCCTGGCCCTCTCCCTCCTCCGCAGCTTCGCTCTCGTGGAGTCCCTCCAGCGCCGCCTCCTCCGCCTCTCATCCAGGACCTCCTCCTTACCCCGTCTTCTCGACTTCGTCGACTGCGTGGACTGCCTCCGCGAGACCATCGCCGCCGTGACGGCCGG GTTTTGA
- the LOC103716118 gene encoding synaptonemal complex protein ZEP1-like isoform X2 produces MQKLGFSGMKSLDHLRSVHGSLAGAAKTSQISNSRLSSDSISHGSFANLKLTAERLVKEQASVKTDLEMAHTRLKRATEQIHVLEAKLQQAVNENAKLKVKQTEDTKLWKGLDSKFSSTKMLCDQLTETLQHLTCQTHAAEENKNFFEEKLAHSSKAFDDLNCLQNDLSVKLECAGNTINAGKQEILELRREKEEMEKYFRDERSATDNVIKEKDAAMKQLEEIVEEKKAHLETLESHMQEMQHEFSLKEDSSKCLRATLSNLEDERNALQLSNQNFAQKIDKSCQEFKELEMLLNHLVIQLVESNKDSATISDQVSRLFLSFGAYDELLQQEKCLAIKSAQGKYEQLHGQFMHTRSENDAFKMEIEELKNKIMELQKAQEFAMVQQAEECRLAEDKIRILETEAEVLVTNKKESDELASKLGEKVKDLSKACSLTETQMQDLLKKISELELEKQDLQDKVQSVIQERSKDTEALQNEIVKRDQHVDSLENQINHLRCVLDEKEQLHISSLEREKQLEEQKSEIQALQAATECKLAEARKQYDLMLEGKQLELSKHLKELSQRNDQAINDIRRKYEVEKIEIANAEKEKAEKLIKEMERKCDEKISENKEEAQQYLMRVKEEHGAMISRIKQDYDEKESNLRAHQKEELQEIQLQAENEMREKISLLRKEHEIQIKALKLQHKDDYRKLQEELELQKSKEEKQRALLQLQWKVMGENQQVDQEANSKKEYSVSSIKMRDSYGRKEHHLALTSPESRRKDVNLLGIMRTPIANILKKVEKGGPGNIPKHSKKVTRHEYEVETSNGRTITKRRKTKSTVMFGEPNSQKAVHSKTPNASKDIMKIRKFLTEDCLTS; encoded by the exons ATGCAGAAGCTCGGATTTTCTGGCATGAAGAGCTTGGATCATCTCAGATCCGTCCATGGATCTCTTGCTGGAGCTGCGAAAACCTCTCAGATCTCAAATTCCCGGCTGTCCTCGGATTCCATCTCGCATGGGAGCTTTGCCAATCTAAAGCTCACCGCAG AGAGGTTGGTTAAAGAACAAGCTTCGGTGAAAACCGATCTTGAAATGGCG CACACAAGGCTAAAAAGAGCAACAGAGCAGATACATGTGCTAGAGGCCAAACTACAGCAAGCAGTCAATGAAAATGCAAAGCTTAAAGTAAAGCAAACAGAAGATACAAAGCTCTGGAAGGGATTAGATTCAAAATTTTCTTCAACCAAGATGCTGTGTGATCAGTTAACTGAAACATTGCAGCACTTAACTTGTCAGACTCATGCAG CTGAGGAAAATAAGAACTTCTTTGAAGAAAAGCTTGCACACAGTTCAAAAGCTTTTGATGATTTGAACTGTCTTCAAAATGATTTGTCTGTGAAGTTAGAGTGTGCAGGCAACACAATAAATGCTG GGAAACAAGAGATATTGGAACTCAGGAGGGAGAAAGAAGAAATGGAGAAATATTTCAGGGATGAGCGCTCTGCAACTGATAATGTCATAAAGGAAAAAG ATGCGGCTATGAAACAGTTAGAAGAGATTGTTGAAGAGAAAAAGGCACATTTGGAGACTCTGGAATCCCATATGCaagaaatgcaacatgaattcagTTTAAAAGAAGATTCCTCCAAATGCTTGAGAGCCACCCTAAGCAACCTGGAAGATGAAAGAAATGCTCTGcaacttagcaatcagaatTTTGCGCAGAAAATAGACAAATCATGCCAAGAGTTTAAGGAACTTGAAATGCTGCTTAATCACTTAGTGATCCAACTAGTTGAATCGAACAAAGACAGTGCAACCATATCAGATCAGGTTTCTAGGCTATTCTTGTCATTTGGAGCTTACGACGAGTTGCTTCAGCAGGAGAAATGTTTAGCTATAAAGTCTGCTCAGGGAAAATATGAGCAACTCCATGGACAATTTATGCATACCAGATCAGAAAATGATGCCTTCAAAATGGAAATTGAAGAGCTAAAGAATAAAATTATGGAGCTGcagaaagctcaagaatttgctATGGTGCAACAGGCAGAGGAATGTCGTTTAGCAGAAGATAAAATTCGAATATTGGAGACTGAAGCTGAGGTTCTTGTTACAAATAAGAAGGAATCAGACGAGTTGGCTTCTAAACTAGGGGAGAAAGTTAAAGATTTATCAAAAGCTTGTAGCCTAACTGAAACTCAAATG CAAGATTTGttgaagaaaatttcagagttagAATTGGAGAAGCAGGACCTTCAGGACAAGGTGCAGTCGGTGATACAGGAAAGATCAAAGGACACAGAAGCTCTGCAGAATGAGATTGTTAAGCGTGATCAGCATGTTGATTCACTGGAGAATCAGATCAACCATCTTCGTTGTGTTTTAGATGAGAAGGAACAGCTTCATATAAGTTCTCTGGAAAGAGAAAAACAATTGGAAGAGCAAAAATCCGAG ATTCAAGCATTGCAAGCTGCAACTGAATGTAAACTTGCAGAAGCAAGAAAACAGTATGATTTGATGCTTGAAGGTAAACAGTTGGAGCTATCAAAACATTTGAAGGAACTGTCGCAGAGAAATGATCAG gctATCAATGACATCCGCAGGAAGTATGAGGTGGAGAAGATAGAAATTGCTAATGCTGAAAAAGAGAAG GCAGAGAAACTCATAAaagaaatggaaagaaaatGTGATGAAAAAATCTCAGAGAACAAAGAAGAAGCCCAGCAATACTTGATGCGTGTTAAGGAGGAACATGGTGCAATG ATTAGTAGAATCAAACAGGATTATGATGAGAAGGAATCGAATCTTCGGGCTCATCAGAAGGAAGAGCTACAAGAAATCCAACTTCAGGCTGAAAATGAAATGAGGGAG AAAATATCATTACTGAGGAAAGAACATGAAATTCAAATAAAAGCTTTGAAGTTGCAGCACAAAGATGACTATCGAAAGCTACAGGAAGAGTTGGAGCTCCAGAAGTCAAAG GAGGAAAAGCAGAGAGCACTGTTACAATTACAGTGGAAGGTGATGGGTGaaaatcagcaagttgatcaagAAGCGAACTCTAAGAAG GAATACTCtgtttcatcaataaaaatgaggGATTCATATGGCAGAAAAGAACACCATCTCGCTTTGACTAGTCCTGAGAGCAGAAGAAAG GATGTAAACTTGTTAGGAATTATGCGGACACCTATAGCAAACATACTAAAGAAAGTAGAGAAGGGGGGCCCGGGAAATATTCCCAAGCACAGCAAAAAG GTAACGCGCCATGAATATGAAGTTGAGACTTCGAATGGGAGAACTATAACGAAGCGCCGAAAGACAAAGAGCACCGTGATGTTTGGG GAACCAAACTCTCAGAAGGCGGTGCATTCAAAGACCCCAAATGCTAGCAAGGATATCATGAAAATCAGGAAG TTCTTAACTGAAGACTGTTTGACTTCATAG
- the LOC103716118 gene encoding synaptonemal complex protein ZEP1-like isoform X4 translates to MLCDQLTETLQHLTCQTHAAEENKNFFEEKLAHSSKAFDDLNCLQNDLSVKLECAGNTINAGKQEILELRREKEEMEKYFRDERSATDNVIKEKDAAMKQLEEIVEEKKAHLETLESHMQEMQHEFSLKEDSSKCLRATLSNLEDERNALQLSNQNFAQKIDKSCQEFKELEMLLNHLVIQLVESNKDSATISDQVSRLFLSFGAYDELLQQEKCLAIKSAQGKYEQLHGQFMHTRSENDAFKMEIEELKNKIMELQKAQEFAMVQQAEECRLAEDKIRILETEAEVLVTNKKESDELASKLGEKVKDLSKACSLTETQMQDLLKKISELELEKQDLQDKVQSVIQERSKDTEALQNEIVKRDQHVDSLENQINHLRCVLDEKEQLHISSLEREKQLEEQKSEIQALQAATECKLAEARKQYDLMLEGKQLELSKHLKELSQRNDQAINDIRRKYEVEKIEIANAEKEKAEKLIKEMERKCDEKISENKEEAQQYLMRVKEEHGAMISRIKQDYDEKESNLRAHQKEELQEIQLQAENEMREKISLLRKEHEIQIKALKLQHKDDYRKLQEELELQKSKEEKQRALLQLQWKVMGENQQVDQEANSKKEYSVSSIKMRDSYGRKEHHLALTSPESRRKDVNLLGIMRTPIANILKKVEKGGPGNIPKHSKKVTRHEYEVETSNGRTITKRRKTKSTVMFGEPNSQKAVHSKTPNASKDIMKIRKVVGGPHPNPANIGDLFSEGSLNPYNDDPYAFD, encoded by the exons ATGCTGTGTGATCAGTTAACTGAAACATTGCAGCACTTAACTTGTCAGACTCATGCAG CTGAGGAAAATAAGAACTTCTTTGAAGAAAAGCTTGCACACAGTTCAAAAGCTTTTGATGATTTGAACTGTCTTCAAAATGATTTGTCTGTGAAGTTAGAGTGTGCAGGCAACACAATAAATGCTG GGAAACAAGAGATATTGGAACTCAGGAGGGAGAAAGAAGAAATGGAGAAATATTTCAGGGATGAGCGCTCTGCAACTGATAATGTCATAAAGGAAAAAG ATGCGGCTATGAAACAGTTAGAAGAGATTGTTGAAGAGAAAAAGGCACATTTGGAGACTCTGGAATCCCATATGCaagaaatgcaacatgaattcagTTTAAAAGAAGATTCCTCCAAATGCTTGAGAGCCACCCTAAGCAACCTGGAAGATGAAAGAAATGCTCTGcaacttagcaatcagaatTTTGCGCAGAAAATAGACAAATCATGCCAAGAGTTTAAGGAACTTGAAATGCTGCTTAATCACTTAGTGATCCAACTAGTTGAATCGAACAAAGACAGTGCAACCATATCAGATCAGGTTTCTAGGCTATTCTTGTCATTTGGAGCTTACGACGAGTTGCTTCAGCAGGAGAAATGTTTAGCTATAAAGTCTGCTCAGGGAAAATATGAGCAACTCCATGGACAATTTATGCATACCAGATCAGAAAATGATGCCTTCAAAATGGAAATTGAAGAGCTAAAGAATAAAATTATGGAGCTGcagaaagctcaagaatttgctATGGTGCAACAGGCAGAGGAATGTCGTTTAGCAGAAGATAAAATTCGAATATTGGAGACTGAAGCTGAGGTTCTTGTTACAAATAAGAAGGAATCAGACGAGTTGGCTTCTAAACTAGGGGAGAAAGTTAAAGATTTATCAAAAGCTTGTAGCCTAACTGAAACTCAAATG CAAGATTTGttgaagaaaatttcagagttagAATTGGAGAAGCAGGACCTTCAGGACAAGGTGCAGTCGGTGATACAGGAAAGATCAAAGGACACAGAAGCTCTGCAGAATGAGATTGTTAAGCGTGATCAGCATGTTGATTCACTGGAGAATCAGATCAACCATCTTCGTTGTGTTTTAGATGAGAAGGAACAGCTTCATATAAGTTCTCTGGAAAGAGAAAAACAATTGGAAGAGCAAAAATCCGAG ATTCAAGCATTGCAAGCTGCAACTGAATGTAAACTTGCAGAAGCAAGAAAACAGTATGATTTGATGCTTGAAGGTAAACAGTTGGAGCTATCAAAACATTTGAAGGAACTGTCGCAGAGAAATGATCAG gctATCAATGACATCCGCAGGAAGTATGAGGTGGAGAAGATAGAAATTGCTAATGCTGAAAAAGAGAAG GCAGAGAAACTCATAAaagaaatggaaagaaaatGTGATGAAAAAATCTCAGAGAACAAAGAAGAAGCCCAGCAATACTTGATGCGTGTTAAGGAGGAACATGGTGCAATG ATTAGTAGAATCAAACAGGATTATGATGAGAAGGAATCGAATCTTCGGGCTCATCAGAAGGAAGAGCTACAAGAAATCCAACTTCAGGCTGAAAATGAAATGAGGGAG AAAATATCATTACTGAGGAAAGAACATGAAATTCAAATAAAAGCTTTGAAGTTGCAGCACAAAGATGACTATCGAAAGCTACAGGAAGAGTTGGAGCTCCAGAAGTCAAAG GAGGAAAAGCAGAGAGCACTGTTACAATTACAGTGGAAGGTGATGGGTGaaaatcagcaagttgatcaagAAGCGAACTCTAAGAAG GAATACTCtgtttcatcaataaaaatgaggGATTCATATGGCAGAAAAGAACACCATCTCGCTTTGACTAGTCCTGAGAGCAGAAGAAAG GATGTAAACTTGTTAGGAATTATGCGGACACCTATAGCAAACATACTAAAGAAAGTAGAGAAGGGGGGCCCGGGAAATATTCCCAAGCACAGCAAAAAG GTAACGCGCCATGAATATGAAGTTGAGACTTCGAATGGGAGAACTATAACGAAGCGCCGAAAGACAAAGAGCACCGTGATGTTTGGG GAACCAAACTCTCAGAAGGCGGTGCATTCAAAGACCCCAAATGCTAGCAAGGATATCATGAAAATCAGGAAG GTGGTTGGAGGACCCCATCCAAATCCGGCAAATATAGGTGATTTGTTCTCAGAGGGTTCTTTGAATCCTTACAATGATGATCCTTATGCATTTGATTAA
- the LOC103716118 gene encoding synaptonemal complex protein ZEP1-like isoform X1 produces the protein MQKLGFSGMKSLDHLRSVHGSLAGAAKTSQISNSRLSSDSISHGSFANLKLTAERLVKEQASVKTDLEMAHTRLKRATEQIHVLEAKLQQAVNENAKLKVKQTEDTKLWKGLDSKFSSTKMLCDQLTETLQHLTCQTHAAEENKNFFEEKLAHSSKAFDDLNCLQNDLSVKLECAGNTINAGKQEILELRREKEEMEKYFRDERSATDNVIKEKDAAMKQLEEIVEEKKAHLETLESHMQEMQHEFSLKEDSSKCLRATLSNLEDERNALQLSNQNFAQKIDKSCQEFKELEMLLNHLVIQLVESNKDSATISDQVSRLFLSFGAYDELLQQEKCLAIKSAQGKYEQLHGQFMHTRSENDAFKMEIEELKNKIMELQKAQEFAMVQQAEECRLAEDKIRILETEAEVLVTNKKESDELASKLGEKVKDLSKACSLTETQMQDLLKKISELELEKQDLQDKVQSVIQERSKDTEALQNEIVKRDQHVDSLENQINHLRCVLDEKEQLHISSLEREKQLEEQKSEIQALQAATECKLAEARKQYDLMLEGKQLELSKHLKELSQRNDQAINDIRRKYEVEKIEIANAEKEKAEKLIKEMERKCDEKISENKEEAQQYLMRVKEEHGAMISRIKQDYDEKESNLRAHQKEELQEIQLQAENEMREKISLLRKEHEIQIKALKLQHKDDYRKLQEELELQKSKEEKQRALLQLQWKVMGENQQVDQEANSKKEYSVSSIKMRDSYGRKEHHLALTSPESRRKDVNLLGIMRTPIANILKKVEKGGPGNIPKHSKKVTRHEYEVETSNGRTITKRRKTKSTVMFGEPNSQKAVHSKTPNASKDIMKIRKVVGGPHPNPANIGDLFSEGSLNPYNDDPYAFD, from the exons ATGCAGAAGCTCGGATTTTCTGGCATGAAGAGCTTGGATCATCTCAGATCCGTCCATGGATCTCTTGCTGGAGCTGCGAAAACCTCTCAGATCTCAAATTCCCGGCTGTCCTCGGATTCCATCTCGCATGGGAGCTTTGCCAATCTAAAGCTCACCGCAG AGAGGTTGGTTAAAGAACAAGCTTCGGTGAAAACCGATCTTGAAATGGCG CACACAAGGCTAAAAAGAGCAACAGAGCAGATACATGTGCTAGAGGCCAAACTACAGCAAGCAGTCAATGAAAATGCAAAGCTTAAAGTAAAGCAAACAGAAGATACAAAGCTCTGGAAGGGATTAGATTCAAAATTTTCTTCAACCAAGATGCTGTGTGATCAGTTAACTGAAACATTGCAGCACTTAACTTGTCAGACTCATGCAG CTGAGGAAAATAAGAACTTCTTTGAAGAAAAGCTTGCACACAGTTCAAAAGCTTTTGATGATTTGAACTGTCTTCAAAATGATTTGTCTGTGAAGTTAGAGTGTGCAGGCAACACAATAAATGCTG GGAAACAAGAGATATTGGAACTCAGGAGGGAGAAAGAAGAAATGGAGAAATATTTCAGGGATGAGCGCTCTGCAACTGATAATGTCATAAAGGAAAAAG ATGCGGCTATGAAACAGTTAGAAGAGATTGTTGAAGAGAAAAAGGCACATTTGGAGACTCTGGAATCCCATATGCaagaaatgcaacatgaattcagTTTAAAAGAAGATTCCTCCAAATGCTTGAGAGCCACCCTAAGCAACCTGGAAGATGAAAGAAATGCTCTGcaacttagcaatcagaatTTTGCGCAGAAAATAGACAAATCATGCCAAGAGTTTAAGGAACTTGAAATGCTGCTTAATCACTTAGTGATCCAACTAGTTGAATCGAACAAAGACAGTGCAACCATATCAGATCAGGTTTCTAGGCTATTCTTGTCATTTGGAGCTTACGACGAGTTGCTTCAGCAGGAGAAATGTTTAGCTATAAAGTCTGCTCAGGGAAAATATGAGCAACTCCATGGACAATTTATGCATACCAGATCAGAAAATGATGCCTTCAAAATGGAAATTGAAGAGCTAAAGAATAAAATTATGGAGCTGcagaaagctcaagaatttgctATGGTGCAACAGGCAGAGGAATGTCGTTTAGCAGAAGATAAAATTCGAATATTGGAGACTGAAGCTGAGGTTCTTGTTACAAATAAGAAGGAATCAGACGAGTTGGCTTCTAAACTAGGGGAGAAAGTTAAAGATTTATCAAAAGCTTGTAGCCTAACTGAAACTCAAATG CAAGATTTGttgaagaaaatttcagagttagAATTGGAGAAGCAGGACCTTCAGGACAAGGTGCAGTCGGTGATACAGGAAAGATCAAAGGACACAGAAGCTCTGCAGAATGAGATTGTTAAGCGTGATCAGCATGTTGATTCACTGGAGAATCAGATCAACCATCTTCGTTGTGTTTTAGATGAGAAGGAACAGCTTCATATAAGTTCTCTGGAAAGAGAAAAACAATTGGAAGAGCAAAAATCCGAG ATTCAAGCATTGCAAGCTGCAACTGAATGTAAACTTGCAGAAGCAAGAAAACAGTATGATTTGATGCTTGAAGGTAAACAGTTGGAGCTATCAAAACATTTGAAGGAACTGTCGCAGAGAAATGATCAG gctATCAATGACATCCGCAGGAAGTATGAGGTGGAGAAGATAGAAATTGCTAATGCTGAAAAAGAGAAG GCAGAGAAACTCATAAaagaaatggaaagaaaatGTGATGAAAAAATCTCAGAGAACAAAGAAGAAGCCCAGCAATACTTGATGCGTGTTAAGGAGGAACATGGTGCAATG ATTAGTAGAATCAAACAGGATTATGATGAGAAGGAATCGAATCTTCGGGCTCATCAGAAGGAAGAGCTACAAGAAATCCAACTTCAGGCTGAAAATGAAATGAGGGAG AAAATATCATTACTGAGGAAAGAACATGAAATTCAAATAAAAGCTTTGAAGTTGCAGCACAAAGATGACTATCGAAAGCTACAGGAAGAGTTGGAGCTCCAGAAGTCAAAG GAGGAAAAGCAGAGAGCACTGTTACAATTACAGTGGAAGGTGATGGGTGaaaatcagcaagttgatcaagAAGCGAACTCTAAGAAG GAATACTCtgtttcatcaataaaaatgaggGATTCATATGGCAGAAAAGAACACCATCTCGCTTTGACTAGTCCTGAGAGCAGAAGAAAG GATGTAAACTTGTTAGGAATTATGCGGACACCTATAGCAAACATACTAAAGAAAGTAGAGAAGGGGGGCCCGGGAAATATTCCCAAGCACAGCAAAAAG GTAACGCGCCATGAATATGAAGTTGAGACTTCGAATGGGAGAACTATAACGAAGCGCCGAAAGACAAAGAGCACCGTGATGTTTGGG GAACCAAACTCTCAGAAGGCGGTGCATTCAAAGACCCCAAATGCTAGCAAGGATATCATGAAAATCAGGAAG GTGGTTGGAGGACCCCATCCAAATCCGGCAAATATAGGTGATTTGTTCTCAGAGGGTTCTTTGAATCCTTACAATGATGATCCTTATGCATTTGATTAA
- the LOC103716118 gene encoding synaptonemal complex protein ZEP1-like isoform X3 — protein MQKLGFSGMKSLDHLRSVHGSLAGAAKTSQISNSRLSSDSISHGSFANLKLTAERLVKEQASVKTDLEMAHTRLKRATEQIHVLEAKLQQAVNENAKLKVKQTEDTKLWKGLDSKFSSTKMLCDQLTETLQHLTCQTHAAEENKNFFEEKLAHSSKAFDDLNCLQNDLSVKLECAGNTINAGKQEILELRREKEEMEKYFRDERSATDNVIKEKDAAMKQLEEIVEEKKAHLETLESHMQEMQHEFSLKEDSSKCLRATLSNLEDERNALQLSNQNFAQKIDKSCQEFKELEMLLNHLVIQLVESNKDSATISDQVSRLFLSFGAYDELLQQEKCLAIKSAQGKYEQLHGQFMHTRSENDAFKMEIEELKNKIMELQKAQEFAMVQQAEECRLAEDKIRILETEAEVLVTNKKESDELASKLGEKVKDLSKACSLTETQMQDLLKKISELELEKQDLQDKVQSVIQERSKDTEALQNEIVKRDQHVDSLENQINHLRCVLDEKEQLHISSLEREKQLEEQKSEIQALQAATECKLAEARKQYDLMLEGKQLELSKHLKELSQRNDQAINDIRRKYEVEKIEIANAEKEKAEKLIKEMERKCDEKISENKEEAQQYLMRVKEEHGAMISRIKQDYDEKESNLRAHQKEELQEIQLQAENEMREKISLLRKEHEIQIKALKLQHKDDYRKLQEELELQKSKEEKQRALLQLQWKVMGENQQVDQEANSKKEYSVSSIKMRDSYGRKEHHLALTSPESRRKDVNLLGIMRTPIANILKKVEKGGPGNIPKHSKKVTRHEYEVETSNGRTITKRRKTKSTVMFGEPNSQKAVHSKTPNASKDIMKIRKVL, from the exons ATGCAGAAGCTCGGATTTTCTGGCATGAAGAGCTTGGATCATCTCAGATCCGTCCATGGATCTCTTGCTGGAGCTGCGAAAACCTCTCAGATCTCAAATTCCCGGCTGTCCTCGGATTCCATCTCGCATGGGAGCTTTGCCAATCTAAAGCTCACCGCAG AGAGGTTGGTTAAAGAACAAGCTTCGGTGAAAACCGATCTTGAAATGGCG CACACAAGGCTAAAAAGAGCAACAGAGCAGATACATGTGCTAGAGGCCAAACTACAGCAAGCAGTCAATGAAAATGCAAAGCTTAAAGTAAAGCAAACAGAAGATACAAAGCTCTGGAAGGGATTAGATTCAAAATTTTCTTCAACCAAGATGCTGTGTGATCAGTTAACTGAAACATTGCAGCACTTAACTTGTCAGACTCATGCAG CTGAGGAAAATAAGAACTTCTTTGAAGAAAAGCTTGCACACAGTTCAAAAGCTTTTGATGATTTGAACTGTCTTCAAAATGATTTGTCTGTGAAGTTAGAGTGTGCAGGCAACACAATAAATGCTG GGAAACAAGAGATATTGGAACTCAGGAGGGAGAAAGAAGAAATGGAGAAATATTTCAGGGATGAGCGCTCTGCAACTGATAATGTCATAAAGGAAAAAG ATGCGGCTATGAAACAGTTAGAAGAGATTGTTGAAGAGAAAAAGGCACATTTGGAGACTCTGGAATCCCATATGCaagaaatgcaacatgaattcagTTTAAAAGAAGATTCCTCCAAATGCTTGAGAGCCACCCTAAGCAACCTGGAAGATGAAAGAAATGCTCTGcaacttagcaatcagaatTTTGCGCAGAAAATAGACAAATCATGCCAAGAGTTTAAGGAACTTGAAATGCTGCTTAATCACTTAGTGATCCAACTAGTTGAATCGAACAAAGACAGTGCAACCATATCAGATCAGGTTTCTAGGCTATTCTTGTCATTTGGAGCTTACGACGAGTTGCTTCAGCAGGAGAAATGTTTAGCTATAAAGTCTGCTCAGGGAAAATATGAGCAACTCCATGGACAATTTATGCATACCAGATCAGAAAATGATGCCTTCAAAATGGAAATTGAAGAGCTAAAGAATAAAATTATGGAGCTGcagaaagctcaagaatttgctATGGTGCAACAGGCAGAGGAATGTCGTTTAGCAGAAGATAAAATTCGAATATTGGAGACTGAAGCTGAGGTTCTTGTTACAAATAAGAAGGAATCAGACGAGTTGGCTTCTAAACTAGGGGAGAAAGTTAAAGATTTATCAAAAGCTTGTAGCCTAACTGAAACTCAAATG CAAGATTTGttgaagaaaatttcagagttagAATTGGAGAAGCAGGACCTTCAGGACAAGGTGCAGTCGGTGATACAGGAAAGATCAAAGGACACAGAAGCTCTGCAGAATGAGATTGTTAAGCGTGATCAGCATGTTGATTCACTGGAGAATCAGATCAACCATCTTCGTTGTGTTTTAGATGAGAAGGAACAGCTTCATATAAGTTCTCTGGAAAGAGAAAAACAATTGGAAGAGCAAAAATCCGAG ATTCAAGCATTGCAAGCTGCAACTGAATGTAAACTTGCAGAAGCAAGAAAACAGTATGATTTGATGCTTGAAGGTAAACAGTTGGAGCTATCAAAACATTTGAAGGAACTGTCGCAGAGAAATGATCAG gctATCAATGACATCCGCAGGAAGTATGAGGTGGAGAAGATAGAAATTGCTAATGCTGAAAAAGAGAAG GCAGAGAAACTCATAAaagaaatggaaagaaaatGTGATGAAAAAATCTCAGAGAACAAAGAAGAAGCCCAGCAATACTTGATGCGTGTTAAGGAGGAACATGGTGCAATG ATTAGTAGAATCAAACAGGATTATGATGAGAAGGAATCGAATCTTCGGGCTCATCAGAAGGAAGAGCTACAAGAAATCCAACTTCAGGCTGAAAATGAAATGAGGGAG AAAATATCATTACTGAGGAAAGAACATGAAATTCAAATAAAAGCTTTGAAGTTGCAGCACAAAGATGACTATCGAAAGCTACAGGAAGAGTTGGAGCTCCAGAAGTCAAAG GAGGAAAAGCAGAGAGCACTGTTACAATTACAGTGGAAGGTGATGGGTGaaaatcagcaagttgatcaagAAGCGAACTCTAAGAAG GAATACTCtgtttcatcaataaaaatgaggGATTCATATGGCAGAAAAGAACACCATCTCGCTTTGACTAGTCCTGAGAGCAGAAGAAAG GATGTAAACTTGTTAGGAATTATGCGGACACCTATAGCAAACATACTAAAGAAAGTAGAGAAGGGGGGCCCGGGAAATATTCCCAAGCACAGCAAAAAG GTAACGCGCCATGAATATGAAGTTGAGACTTCGAATGGGAGAACTATAACGAAGCGCCGAAAGACAAAGAGCACCGTGATGTTTGGG GAACCAAACTCTCAGAAGGCGGTGCATTCAAAGACCCCAAATGCTAGCAAGGATATCATGAAAATCAGGAAG GTACTTTAG